The following coding sequences lie in one Oncorhynchus gorbuscha isolate QuinsamMale2020 ecotype Even-year linkage group LG10, OgorEven_v1.0, whole genome shotgun sequence genomic window:
- the ythdf2 gene encoding YTH domain-containing family protein 2, which yields MSASSLLEQRPKGQGNKVQNGAVTQKDTLNDEFEPYLNTQARQSNAYTAMSDSYMPSYYSPSIGFSYSLNEAAWSTGGDPPMPYLASYGQLSNGEHHFLPDAMFSQPGPLGSNPFLGQHGFNFFPSGIDFSAWGNNSSQGQSTQSSGYSSSYAYAPSSLGGAMIDGQSPFTQNEPLNKAPGMNSLDSLAGLKIGGGAGDMGVPKVVGSGLPGGPLGHSQVSGGAPSMPLPPIAPAKPASWADIAGKPAKPQPKLKTKGGIVGTNLPPPPIKHNMDIGTWDNKGNMPKASTPQHAPIPSNGQPPNQASPQPGTMAGGTPQLQLSNGQLVAPLAQLGQHQFPANGQQGMGGQLQLSQGPPPTTQPTRWVPPRNRTNGFGDGGVGQSPPNSGVGGVQVPSEPHPVLEKLRLVNNYNPKDFDWNPKQGRVFIIKSYSEDDIHRSIKYNIWCSTEHGNKRLDAAYRSLGAKGPLYLLFSVNGSGHFCGVAEMRSPVDYNTCAGVWSQDKWKGRFDVRWIFVKDVPNSQLRHIRLENNENKPVTNSRDTQEVPLDKARQVLKIIAGYKHTTSIFDDFSHYEKRQEEEECVKKVEVQGSEPYPSNPNPSRSHYRLQERQGRVK from the exons ATGTCAGCCAGCAGCCTTCTTGAACAG AGACCGAAAGGCCAAGGAAACAAAG TGCAAAACGGAGCTGTGACCCAAAAGGATACTTTGAATGATGAGTTTGAGCCTTACCTGAACACTCAGGCCAGACAG AGCAATGCGTATACGGCCATGTCAGACTCCTACATGCCAAGTTACTACAGCCCTTCCATAGGATTCTCGTACTCCCTGAACGAGGCAGCATGGTCCACCGGCGGCGATCCCCCCATGCCTTACCTGGCCTCGTATGGACAGCTGAGCAACGGGGAGCACCACTTCCTGCCCGACGCCATGTTCAGCCAACCCGGCCCGCTGGGCAGCAATCCCTTCCTGGGCCAGCACGGCTTTAACTTCTTCCCCAGTGGCATCGATTTCTCGGCCTGGGGCAACAACAGCTCTCAGGGACAGTCCACGCAGAGCTCTGGCTACAGCAGCAGCTACGCCTACGCGCCCAGCTCGCTGGGGGGTGCCATGATCGACGGACAGTCCCCCTTCACCCAGAACGAGCCCCTCAACAAAGCCCCCGGCATGAACAGCTTGGACAGCTTGGCGGGGCTTAAGATTGGAGGGGGTGCTGGGGACATGGGGGTGCCCAAGGTCGTGGGCTCCGGGCTCCCCGGGGGACCCCTGGGCCACAGCCAGGTGTCTGGTGGAGCTCCCAGCATGCCACTGCCCCCCATTGCCCCTGCCAAACCCGCATCCTGGGCAGACATTGCTGGCAAGCCTGCCAAGCCTCAGCCCAAGCTGAAAACCAAAGGGGGCATAGTGGGTACCAACCTTCCCCCTCCGCCCATCAAACACAACATGGACATCGGCACTTGGGACAACAAGGGGAACATGCCTAAAGCGTCCACCCCACAGCATGCGCCTATCCCCAGCAATGGGCAGCCGCCCAACCAGGCCTCCCCTCAGCCCGGAACCATGGCCGGAGGGACCCCACAACTACAGCTCAGCAACGGGCAGTTGGTGGCACCTTTGGCCCAGCTTGGGCAGCACCAGTTCCCTGCGAACGGGCAGCAGGGAATGGGGGGGCAGCTGCAGCTCTCCCAGGGCCCCCCTCCCACCACTCAGCCCACCCGCTGGGTCCCTCCACGGAACCGCACTAACGGCTTTGGGGATGGCGGGGTGGGACAGTCTCCCCCCAACTCTGGTGTGGGCGGGGTGCAGGTACCTTCGGAGCCCCACCCGGTGCTGGAGAAACTGCGCCTGGTCAACAACTACAACCCCAAGGACTTTGACTGGAACCCCAAGCAGGGGCGTGTGTTCATCATCAAGAGCTACTCTGAAGACGACATCCACCGCTCCATCAAGTACAACATCTGGTGTAGCACAGAGCACGGCAATAAGCGGCTGGACGCCGCCTATCGCTCGCTGGGTGCTAAGGGCCCCCTCTACCTTCTCTTCAGCGTCAACGGCAGTGGCCACTTCTGCGGCGTGGCGGAGATGCGCTCGCCCGTGGACTACAACACCTGCGCCGGTGTGTGGTCGCAGGACAAGTGGAAGGGGCGCTTTGATGTGCGCTGGATCTTTGTTAAGGACGTTCCCAACAGCCAGCTACGGCACATCCGCCTGGAGAACAATGAGAACAAGCCAGTGACCAACTCGCGGGACACGCAGGAGGTGCCCCTGGACAAGGCACGGCAGGTGCTGAAGATCATAGCTGGCTACAAGCACACCACCTCCATCTTCGACGACTTCTCCCACTACGAGAAgcgccaggaggaggaggagtgtgtgaaAAAG GTGGAAGTCCAGGGAAGCGAGCCGTACCCCAGCAACCCAAACCCCAGCAGGAGTCATTACAGACTTCAG GAGCGCCAAGGACGTGTCAAGTAA